From the genome of Papaver somniferum cultivar HN1 unplaced genomic scaffold, ASM357369v1 unplaced-scaffold_10, whole genome shotgun sequence:
TCGATAACCAAAAACTGGTCTCTTCATTTGGATCTAATTTTCTAGCACGAGTCGTGGCTAACCAAACATGAGCAAACAAAGCTTGTAAAGACGAGACAGTAGTAGTAATACTACTATCACTGATCTCTAAATTAGCCTTTGTTTTCAATCTGGCGATGCTTTCTTGCTTAAAATTAAAAATTCTCTCTTCAAGTGGACTAATATTATGAGAATATCTCTGTGGAAGGAGTTGGAATGTGGAGATAGGGATGCGAATTGGGGAATCAGTGTCGAAAAAACAGCGTTCAAGGATAGGTTGGCATGAGAGAAGACCAAACCCACCTCCTCTAGAAATTTCAGCCCATGAAGCTATGAAATGCCAAAAAGATGTTCCATCACAGACAGTGTGGTTCATGCTGCATCCAATGAATATGCCGTCAATCAATTGAGTTACCTGCACCGAAAGCAATGGATGAGACTGACCTTCATGGTTTAACACCCCGTTAAGAGGAAAGAACGATTTGTGCACTATCTGGAGATCTTCACAAGATGAGTCGAGGAGGTCAGATGCTGTTATGTCGGTAGTGGCACATATGAATTCTGCACCTGTAGAGTTCTTGCAATCTATGTACATAGAGAtggtttcatcatcatcatcttcatgttTTCTAATTGCAAGGGACCGGCAAGAGGATAGAAGTATTCCAGTGTCtctgataaagaatttttcaggtGATTGAACACACCTACTGGTTTTTCCTCTTGGTGCTGTATATCAGTGAACAGAAATCCTCTTTGCATATACTGAAACAGAAGCATGTTAAGATCCCATGGATTTAAGTCAATTACATCGACTCCGGTTGTTCCTTCTGCTGGCTGACTGCTAGGATGAATACATGGTTGAATTGAATTGGTTGAGATATACCGGACTGTTTCGTGAGTGAACATAATCTAACAGCAGAATTGTTAATGGAAAAGGGATTTGTGTCTTCGGTGATGAAAGAAGAGGGAAAAGAAATTAGTATATACTTATAACTCTTACGTTTAGATATTTAGGAGGAATTCAATTTAATTAGGAGAATAATGTTTTAATTAAGGATCTTCAGTCACAAGCTAGCTATACTTCTTCATTTCCTTTACAAGGAAAAATAATTGATACGAATATATCTCATGCATGCGGcacaagatatgagaaaatattcCTCACATGCAACGTGAATTCTAATACTCCCTCAAGTTGGAGCGTCCGGAGGATATGTTAACCACGCCCCCGACTTGCCAAAATTTCGTAGTGCTTCAGCTCCTAAGGATTTCTTTGAAATGTCAGCAAGTTTGTCTTTAGAAAGAAATGTAATGCGACCATATTAATTTGGACGAATTATCTCACGAACTGATGAAATGGCCATCAATTTCAATATGTTTTGCCGGTTCATGGGAAACGAGATTTTATCCCTCACAAAGTCCGGCATCTGTGGTTACTACATAAATTGCGACCCAAATGCAAAACATCCTCCCAAGTGACAGTGGAGTTGATTTTGCATTTAACTCTGAAAAGTTCCTGCCGGACGATGAcctcaacaatttttttttcttcaaaaaatggGCTATATATCCAAAAAGGTGTGTTTCCTGGGCCAAATAGACGGGTAGAGATTTCGTCTGGGTCAAATGAACAGTGAAACTTTTTAATTGAAACTAACCTAATTACCCTtacctttcttcttcctcactagaTAATATcgatctctatctctcaattctccACCGTTTCCATtactttcttcttctgctctctGCTCTCGATCTTCTctttctcaaccaccaccatcatcaactatAAGCAGATCTATCAGCACCACCATCGACAATAACTACAACCACTATCACCATCATCTACAACAActacaaccaacaccaccaccttcctccacCACCGCAACCATCAACAAtactacaaccaccaccatcagcaTCTACAACAACTACAACCAACACCTTCCTCCACCACCGCAAACATCAATATCATCGTCAACATtgatatcaccaccaccacaaaacACCGGCAACCCTAATTAAATGGAGAGTTCTCaaattcattcaaaccaaaattaGTGTTTTCTCTTCCATCAATTTCACTTGTGAGTTTCTAGATCCTAattctttttcatgattttattatcAGAACTCATCAATTTCACACGAATTGATGTTAACTACCTTAATTTTTTGAAATGAATCATTTTTATGAGTGAAATTTcattatgtttttttcttcttgtttaaaTCTAGCTTAAAACATGATTGAAAATGGTTTGGATTAAACTAGTTTCATCTTGGTTtaagttttgtaaaatccagtttGAAATTCATTGAATTTTGTTTGTATGTAACTAGTTTCATCTAGGTTAAGCTTATGTAAAGTCTAGtctgaaattgattgaatttggtttggatgaaattggtttcatcctgttttggatggagttgaaattgttgaatttggtttcacccattttaaacaaCCAtgcaactggtttcatcctatactaaaattgggttgaatttgctttcacccattttaaactaggatgaaaccggtttcatctatAGGTAGGATGAATCTATGATTTTTGAATTAGATATCACTCATTGTAAACAAGGAtgggtttcatcctatactaaacTGGGTTTCATTCTAATGATTAGGATGAAACTGAATTTGGTTCCATCCACATTTACATTAGGATGAAACTGGCTTCATGccattttaaattgatttaaatTGAAATTTGTCTCCCTACAAGCTTAAAATAGGaggaaaccaatttcatcatttCTTAGATTGAATAGAATTTTGTTTTCATCCATGTTtgaactaggatgaaaccagtttcacctAATTCAACAGtggattgaatttggtttcacccatgtttaaactaggatgataATAGTTTCATTTAATATTACGTTGGCTTGAATTTAGCTTCACCTATGTCTAATATagggtgaaactggtttcattgtgTGTTAGATCGGGTTGAGTTTAGTTTCACTCATTTTTAAActcagatgaaactggtttcatccagtttcATGTTTGGTGGAATTTGGTTTCGcccatgtttaaactaggatgaaactggtttcatctaatGTAATTGTTGATATGTGTGTTGTTTCCGTGAGGATTATGATGAATTTTAGTTAGAAGCAGCTATTGCAGGATTTGAAATAAAGTGATGAGATGTATGCAACCAGTGGAATTACAGGCTATGCCTTGGCGTGGGATTGTGTTGAAGTTATGAA
Proteins encoded in this window:
- the LOC113326502 gene encoding uncharacterized acetyltransferase At3g50280-like; protein product: MYIDCKNSTGAEFICATTDITASDLLDSSCEDLQIVHKSFFPLNGVLNHEGQSHPLLSVQVTQLIDGIFIGCSMNHTVCDGTSFWHFIASWAEISRGGGFGLLSCQPILERCFFDTDSPIRIPISTFQLLPQRYSHNISPLEERIFNFKQESIARLKTKANLEISDSSITTTVSSLQALFAHVWLATTRARKLDPNEETSFWLSIGNRSRMNPPMPEAYFGNSLQHGVANAKAGELLEKGLGWAALLLNQVIVSYDNDNVLSIWKSWTVKPSFMFTGNSSPPKNILVSGGSPRFNVYDNDFGWGKPVAVRTGCSSHYDGRVIPSRGVVEGSIDLEVCLSREIMQAI